In the Candidatus Margulisiibacteriota bacterium genome, one interval contains:
- a CDS encoding pyridoxine 5'-phosphate synthase, whose translation MRLGVNIDHIATLRQARKDVYPDLLGAARECLKAGADGITVHLREDRRHIQDKDVALLRRTFPQARLNLEMAAVDSIAKIACQVKPDAVCLVPEKRRELTTEGGLDAKSHIKKIKSISRKMQRAGVKVSLFIDPDTGQVKAAREIGADMVELHTGAFAEYSDPRRPQFDRKKTQKELQKLLSAARLAKSLGLQVNAGHGLTYQNVRALAGQKKLFTEFNIGHNIIARAVFTGLRPAVKEMRLLLK comes from the coding sequence ATGCGCTTGGGTGTTAATATCGATCACATCGCCACTTTACGCCAGGCCAGAAAAGATGTGTATCCCGATCTGCTGGGCGCGGCGCGGGAGTGTCTCAAAGCCGGCGCGGACGGCATTACTGTGCATTTGCGCGAAGACCGGCGGCATATTCAGGACAAAGATGTGGCCTTGCTGCGCCGGACTTTCCCCCAAGCGCGGCTCAATCTGGAAATGGCCGCGGTGGACAGCATCGCCAAAATAGCCTGCCAGGTAAAGCCGGACGCGGTCTGTCTGGTGCCGGAAAAAAGGCGGGAATTGACCACCGAAGGCGGCCTTGACGCCAAAAGCCATATTAAAAAAATAAAGTCTATTTCACGAAAAATGCAGCGCGCCGGGGTTAAAGTTTCCTTGTTTATCGATCCGGACACAGGGCAGGTAAAAGCCGCCCGGGAGATCGGCGCGGACATGGTCGAGCTGCACACTGGCGCTTTTGCGGAATATTCCGATCCGCGGAGGCCGCAATTTGACCGCAAAAAAACGCAAAAAGAACTGCAAAAGCTGCTATCCGCCGCCAGACTGGCCAAAAGTTTAGGCCTGCAGGTCAACGCCGGACACGGCCTGACTTATCAGAATGTCCGCGCGCTGGCCGGGCAAAAAAAATTGTTTACGGAATTCAATATCGGCCACAACATCATCGCGCGCGCGGTCTTTACTGGCCTGAGGCCGGCGGTGAAAGAAATGCGGCTATTGTTAAAGTAA
- the gltX gene encoding glutamate--tRNA ligase, whose product MVKVRFAPSPTGNLHIGSVRTALFNYLFARHHGGRFVLRIEDTDQERSRPEYTADILSGLDWLGLVSDEPPVYQNSRRELHLDYAEKLLKEGRAYAKDGAVYFKIPADGETVIRDLVKGDIVFQNKDFKDQVIRKSDGSVTYNFAVVLDDALLGITHIIRGEDHISNTPKQIFLYNALGFALPQFAHIPMILGPDRSKLSKRHGAASINEYQKDGFLPEAIVNYLALLGWTSADGAELMNLAELCQKFDLNRVSKSNSIFDLNKLKWLNCQKIKQLTVDDLYKKYTVYCKDVSKEALEVIKDDIVLLSDIPDKASVFTADKIEYTDEQKAELKTASAKQVFRELQEKIDSIYQGGTTEQYTNAQAVIDDIVQCTGLKKGQVFHPLRVALTAQKSGPGLKFLLVLLGKEKVKERLGNALGC is encoded by the coding sequence ATGGTAAAAGTTCGTTTTGCGCCGTCGCCTACCGGCAATCTGCATATCGGCTCCGTGCGCACGGCGCTGTTCAATTACCTTTTTGCGCGGCATCACGGCGGCCGATTTGTCCTGCGCATCGAGGACACCGATCAGGAGCGCTCGCGGCCGGAATACACCGCGGACATTTTGTCCGGCCTGGACTGGCTGGGACTGGTCAGCGACGAGCCGCCGGTTTACCAAAATTCCCGCCGCGAACTGCATCTGGATTATGCCGAGAAATTATTAAAAGAGGGCCGGGCTTACGCCAAAGACGGCGCGGTGTATTTTAAAATTCCGGCGGACGGCGAAACTGTCATCCGGGATTTGGTCAAGGGCGATATAGTTTTTCAGAACAAAGATTTCAAAGATCAGGTGATCCGCAAATCCGACGGCTCCGTCACCTATAATTTTGCCGTTGTGCTGGACGACGCGCTGCTGGGCATCACGCATATTATCCGCGGCGAAGACCACATTTCCAACACACCCAAGCAGATTTTTTTGTACAATGCGCTGGGTTTTGCCCTGCCGCAGTTCGCGCACATACCGATGATCCTGGGGCCTGACCGCTCCAAATTGAGCAAAAGGCATGGCGCGGCTTCCATAAACGAATACCAAAAAGACGGTTTTTTACCTGAAGCTATCGTAAATTACCTGGCTTTGCTCGGCTGGACGTCAGCGGACGGCGCGGAATTGATGAACCTGGCGGAATTATGCCAAAAATTTGACCTGAACAGGGTTTCCAAATCCAACTCGATTTTTGACCTTAATAAATTAAAATGGCTAAACTGTCAAAAAATTAAACAGTTGACCGTGGATGATTTGTATAAAAAATATACAGTTTATTGTAAAGACGTTTCCAAAGAAGCGCTTGAGGTAATTAAAGATGATATAGTCTTGCTTTCCGATATTCCAGATAAGGCTTCGGTATTTACAGCGGACAAAATAGAATACACGGATGAGCAGAAAGCTGAATTAAAAACCGCGTCAGCTAAGCAAGTTTTTCGTGAATTGCAAGAAAAAATCGATAGTATATATCAAGGCGGTACTACAGAACAATATACTAACGCGCAGGCTGTGATTGACGATATTGTACAATGTACAGGGCTGAAAAAAGGGCAGGTTTTTCACCCGCTACGGGTGGCTTTGACCGCGCAAAAATCCGGCCCCGGTCTAAAGTTTTTGCTGGTCTTGCTCGGCAAAGAAAAAGTAAAGGAGAGACTGGGAAATGCGCTTGGGTGTTAA
- a CDS encoding sugar transferase, whose product MRNFRRLFTCLKILGDLALIVVSFCLGYILKFKLYWFGIGEITPSANFPDYWEVMIYVEVLWLLAFAYAGLYRYFQGPLARMREITAAATGVSLGVLEIMAFSFLYTTFPGSRYVLVYSGLSAILLISLYRAILAKIMAVLHLQGYANKRAVIIGSSPTAQRIAEKILQYPGYGFKYCGFIADRKPEQIIYPLKKNFIKLGRLKEFAQICRRHRIAAVFADSDILSAEEIYKIVEFCQRQGIYFRYHSEAFSKNIFWEDLDALNLIGLKEQKFSEINRGLKRTADLILVIPALIVSAPLMFLIYLGIKITSPGPAIYRQTRITRGGQEFQFLKFRSMPVDSEKDGAVLAVRDQKHRTTRFGYFIRKTSLDELPQLFNVLKGDMSLVGPRPERPVFHEKYLQAVPRWNERLTVKGGITGWAQLNGRAELTASPQEKLEYDVYYIENWSLLFDIMVLWRTFWHVLKQKDVY is encoded by the coding sequence ATGCGGAATTTTCGGCGGCTCTTTACCTGTTTAAAAATCCTGGGTGATCTGGCCTTGATCGTTGTCAGTTTTTGCCTCGGCTACATTCTGAAATTCAAACTGTATTGGTTTGGTATCGGCGAGATCACGCCCAGCGCCAATTTCCCGGATTACTGGGAAGTCATGATCTATGTAGAGGTGCTCTGGCTGCTGGCTTTTGCCTATGCCGGCTTGTACCGCTATTTTCAGGGGCCGCTGGCGCGGATGCGCGAGATCACGGCGGCGGCGACCGGTGTCAGTCTGGGCGTGCTGGAGATCATGGCGTTTTCTTTTCTCTACACGACTTTCCCGGGTTCGCGGTATGTTTTGGTTTATTCGGGTTTGTCAGCAATTTTGCTGATTTCGCTGTATAGAGCAATTCTTGCCAAAATTATGGCGGTTTTGCACCTGCAGGGTTACGCTAATAAACGCGCGGTGATCATCGGCTCCAGCCCGACCGCCCAGCGGATCGCCGAAAAAATTTTGCAGTACCCCGGATATGGCTTCAAATATTGCGGTTTTATCGCTGACCGGAAACCGGAGCAGATCATTTATCCGCTGAAAAAAAATTTTATCAAACTGGGCCGGCTAAAAGAGTTTGCGCAAATCTGCCGGAGACACAGGATTGCCGCCGTTTTTGCCGACTCGGATATTTTGAGCGCTGAGGAAATTTACAAAATCGTGGAATTTTGCCAGCGTCAAGGAATTTATTTCCGTTACCATTCCGAAGCTTTTTCCAAAAATATTTTTTGGGAAGACCTGGATGCTTTAAACTTGATCGGACTCAAGGAACAAAAATTTTCGGAAATCAATCGCGGTCTTAAAAGAACAGCCGATCTAATTTTGGTTATTCCAGCTCTGATCGTTTCCGCGCCGCTGATGTTTTTGATCTATCTCGGCATTAAAATTACTTCGCCCGGGCCGGCGATCTACCGCCAGACTAGAATTACGCGCGGCGGACAGGAATTTCAGTTTTTAAAATTCCGCTCGATGCCGGTGGATTCGGAAAAAGACGGCGCGGTGCTGGCGGTACGGGATCAAAAACACCGCACGACTCGCTTTGGTTATTTTATCCGCAAAACTTCGCTGGACGAACTGCCGCAGTTATTTAATGTGCTCAAGGGCGATATGTCCCTGGTCGGGCCGCGTCCCGAACGGCCGGTTTTTCACGAAAAATATCTGCAGGCCGTGCCGCGCTGGAATGAGCGGCTGACTGTCAAAGGCGGCATTACTGGCTGGGCGCAGCTCAACGGCCGCGCGGAATTGACCGCCTCGCCGCAGGAAAAACTGGAATACGATGTTTATTATATTGAAAACTGGTCATTGCTTTTCGATATTATGGTTTTGTGGCGCACTTTTTGGCATGTGCTGAAACAAAAAGATGTATACTAA